From the Paraflavitalea soli genome, the window GCAAATAGCTAACATCTCCGGTATAAGCCGGATCACGGTGAACGCATATTTTAAACTCATTCGCACACACATTGCCAGGTTTTGCGAAGAGAAAAATCCACTACGTTACCACAATGGTAATGTTGCCTTTCTCCCCATGGAAAATGGTGCACATGACACCCCGGAAAGCAATGGACAAGCCGGTAAAAAATCTTTCTATGGTATTTTCAAAAAGGAAGAACACATTTTCACAGACAAGATGCCTTGTATTGAGACCAGTTGGTTGTACGATTGGTTGAAGGGCAGGGTAGAAGCAGATGAAGATCTGTTGAAAAAACACCATTTACACGTCTACAATGGTATTGCAGATTTCAACAATGTACGTTTATTAAGGCTCCATGCCGGCATGAACGGCGCTGCCAGAGGAAGATCGCACATTGATGAGATCGACCTGTTCTGGGGCATGTTGAAAGCCCGCCTGGTTAAATTCAGGGGATTGAATGGCAATACCCTGTACCTCCATGTAAAGGAAACAGAGTTCCGGTACAATTATAGGGATGCAGACATCTTTGAATTGTTGCTGGATATTTTACACAAACAGCCATTACATTATTCCAAATCCGTTCGGCAAAAAGCTGAAGGATAAAAACGAACTCCGGGGATTTCGGTATATGCCTATCGCAACTCATCCCTGGATCACTACAAAATAGTTGCGGTATAGAATTTTTCTCATGTGACTCGCGGGTGGTTTCTACCACCTGCTTTTTTTTGCCCCAAAGTCATTTTGTCATTGATCCTTGCTGCTGTAGCCACCCTATAACCATCACGCCAGGGTGGAGGACTACATGACTTAGACCTGCTTTTTTCGATAGCAATACAGGAAGCCATCGTTGTTCTTCTTGTAATACAAGGACTCACCCGCAGGTTCTGGCCATAAGATCATATTTCAAGTGAAAGATTATAATGCTTTACGGATTTCTGACCCTGGAAAATGTGGTTGCTGCACCAAATTTGGAACTTTGGTGAGCCAGGAAAAACAACATCATGAATAACATCAACACAGCAAAAACAAGCCGGGGTTCAAAACCGGATATGACAATCCGGCATGCAGAAGAAGGAATAGTTCCACTCTTTCCCCGGAAGGAAACGTCATCATTAAACACCAACCTGTCGCACCAGTTGCAGGAATTACTGGAATTGCTCAGTCCGGAGAAAACGGGAGGCCCCGCTTACAGAAACCGGTTTCTCATCCGGAAAGGCCACCAGTTTATATCCGTTCCTGTTACAGATATCTGGTATTTCTATTCCCGGGAAAAGTTATGCTTTGTAAAAACCATTGATAATAAGGACTACGTAGTGCCTTTTTCCATTGCAGAGATTGAAGGAATGGTTTCTCCTAAACGTTTTTTCCGTGTGAGCAGAAAATACATCATCAGTCATGGGGCTATCACTAAGATACTGGTTTGGTTCAATGGTAAACTGAAGGTGGAGATACAGCCGGGAGCTACTGAAGATATTGTGATCAGCCGGGAGCGGGTGAATGGATTTAAGACCTGGCTGGGCGAATAACGCGGTTGCAGGTTGCTTCTTTTACAGGGCCGGTCAAAAAACACTGTTGCTGGTTCAGCACATGAGGTCCATTCTGTCTAATATTGCGGTGCATTTATTAACAGCTGGCATTTCCTGTGGCGTATGTCTGAATCAATGGCTCAATTACCGGGATTGTTTATATTCCTTTTCCTGATGGCGGGAACGCAGGGGATCATTTTATCCGTTGTATTGTGGCGGCATAAAAGCAATCGCCTTCAGAATCAGCTGCTGGCCTGGCTGGTGCTGATGTTTTCCATCAGTCTCTTCTTTTTCATCCTTACCAATATCTCCGCCTATTATGATCACCCGTTGTATCCGGGTGTTACGGCGGGCTGGATCGTAGGCACCGCGGCGGCTAATTTTCTCCTGATGTACCTGCGCGCCTGCTTTGGCCTGCCGGCTATGCCCCGTCGGGCTGTGCTGTACTGGCTGCCCACGGCATTTTTCATCGTATTGATGGTGGCCAGGTATATGATAGGCCCCGGTGTGGCCGCCAATTTTATTGCCTACGGCTGGGTAGGCCTGGGTTATGTTGTTGGCATGACGGCCTGGTGTTATTATAAGTTCCACCTCTATGCTTCCCGGGGTACAGTTGTCCAAAGCAGCCGGAAAACCAAGCGTTACCTGCGGTGGATATTGTTGTTCTTTGCTACGTATTCCGTGGTACAGATAACCGGCTTTACACTGTATCATTACATCCCTTCGGTTGTTTCCCTGTATGTGTCGGTATTGGTTAAGCTACTCACTACGATAGGTATCTATGCCATTGCCTACCTCAATGTGCAATATGCTCACCAGGTGGCGCCGGTCATGATGGCCATGCCGGTGGAGCCGGCAGAGAAATATAAGTTCTCCAGCCTGGATGAAGACACCGCCCTGCTGATCCGCGAGCAATTGCTGGCCCTGGTAGAAAGGGACAAAATATACCTGCAGCGTGATCTGATGCAAAAGGATGTGGCCGACAAACTGGGCACTTCCGTTCATTATTTATCCCAGGTGCTTAATGAACGGATGGAGGTAAGCTTTCCTGATTTTGTGAACAGGCTGCGAATAGAGGAAGCCAAAAGGATGCTTTCGGCAGGAGATGATAGTAAGATAGAGTCCATTGCGCTGGATACGGGGTTTAACAACAAGGTATCCTTTAATAAATCTTTTAAGAAGTTTACAGGTCTTACACCCTCTCAATACAAAATGCAGGCGCAGAAACTAAGCGATCGGGTATAAACCTCTCCAATATGTAAGCGCTACGCATTTGACAAATGGCAATTATGACAATTCCATGGCGTATTATTTCGTGTTATTACTGTTTTCCACACCAGTTAGCAAAATATTTACTCTTTCGCTTTCTGTTTAAACAGATGGATTGTATATATTTGCTTCGTTCTTTTTTGTGTGTTGCTTATCAAGAAAGGCTGAGGGAAAACGGGCCCGATGACGCCTTGGCAACCCTTCTTTTGTTTCATGCTGTATAGACATTGTGCATGATGCGGAGAATGAAGGTGCCAATTCCTGCTCTGCATGTAATGTGCAGAGATAGATAAGTCTGTGTACAGCTTTGAAATGCATTGCCATTGGCATTGTTATATATTTTCAAGCTCACCTGACTTATCATCAGGTGGGCTTTTTTTTATGCCCTTACCTGCAGCATTATTTAGTAACCACTTAAAAAGACTTCCCCGGTTGTTTGTAGTAACCTGTATTAGATCAGGGCTATGCACAGGAAAGGGAATTTCCAGGAGGGTTTTGTTTCTTCTTATATGTCAATGTCCGCTTTGTCCTTATCCCGGTTTTGCCGGGATGGGACACGGGCAAACCGGGAAGAACTAATAAATGACAGTAACCTTTGTTTCAAATAGTAGATTTTCTCATGTGACCTTTTGGTTAACCAGGGATTGTTTTTACTTTCCCTGCTTTTTTTTATTGACATAGCATTTTAATACCCCCTATAAAATCCCCCTGGACTATCTATGAGAGAACAATGCAAACTCTTGTACGAAAAGATGTTGGCAGAAATGGAGTCCTGCAGGCAACAGAGTCTAACCGAAAAAGAGCAAATTGAATGTGCCTTCCGGACTTGTGAAATGAACTGGAAAAAGCTACAAGCCCTTCTACACACCTACCGGTTCCATAGCGAATCCGAAGAAGCCTGGTTCTTCAAAACCATCAAACCTCAATTTACCGGCCTCATTGAATATTATGCCCTCGTATATAAAGCCGCCTTATTTCTCCCGGACGACGATCAGCACGATATTTATAAGTTTTGGCAAAATGAACTGCAACTGGCCAGACGCTTCTTTACAGAGCATGAATCTTTCTATAACTATTATAAAGGCGGAATGACCGAAATGGATACCATCTATTTTGTACGCGCCAATAACGATCCTACCATCCTGCCTGCTTCAAAAGCTTATGATATTGCACCCGAGGCTACCACCTCCCACGACCACCTGGTGGCCTCTATTATTGCCCGTGAACAATACATGGAATATGTGAACCGGCAAATGCAGCGGATCAACAATTAATGTCGCCACGCTGATCATAGTGTAGATCGATTTAACGTCTAAATAATACATTATCAGCAACTTCATTTGTTCAATCCATTTTTATTCGTGTATTTCGTGCACCCAATAGGGGTAAGGATTCTGCCAGTTGTCATATAATAAAGCGCAATTGGCAGAAGCAGTTATATTTGGCGGCAGATATCAAATCGTTCGAATGGCAGTTAACGATACGGGCAGCATTCAGTCGCGCACTGAAAGCGGAACTACAGCTTTTGAAGATGTTTTTAAATCGCATTTTAAGAACCTGCACGCGTATGCCTGTACCATTGTAAAAGACGATATCATGGCCGAAGAAATGGTGCAGAATGTGTTTTATAAGATCTGGGAACGTAAAGCACACCTCACCATTCAAACCTCCTTAACCGCTTACCTCTACCGCGCTGTTTATCATGAAAGCCTGAACTACATCAAGCACCTGAAGGTGAA encodes:
- a CDS encoding LytR/AlgR family response regulator transcription factor; translated protein: MNNINTAKTSRGSKPDMTIRHAEEGIVPLFPRKETSSLNTNLSHQLQELLELLSPEKTGGPAYRNRFLIRKGHQFISVPVTDIWYFYSREKLCFVKTIDNKDYVVPFSIAEIEGMVSPKRFFRVSRKYIISHGAITKILVWFNGKLKVEIQPGATEDIVISRERVNGFKTWLGE
- a CDS encoding helix-turn-helix domain-containing protein, with translation MSESMAQLPGLFIFLFLMAGTQGIILSVVLWRHKSNRLQNQLLAWLVLMFSISLFFFILTNISAYYDHPLYPGVTAGWIVGTAAANFLLMYLRACFGLPAMPRRAVLYWLPTAFFIVLMVARYMIGPGVAANFIAYGWVGLGYVVGMTAWCYYKFHLYASRGTVVQSSRKTKRYLRWILLFFATYSVVQITGFTLYHYIPSVVSLYVSVLVKLLTTIGIYAIAYLNVQYAHQVAPVMMAMPVEPAEKYKFSSLDEDTALLIREQLLALVERDKIYLQRDLMQKDVADKLGTSVHYLSQVLNERMEVSFPDFVNRLRIEEAKRMLSAGDDSKIESIALDTGFNNKVSFNKSFKKFTGLTPSQYKMQAQKLSDRV
- a CDS encoding RteC domain-containing protein; protein product: MREQCKLLYEKMLAEMESCRQQSLTEKEQIECAFRTCEMNWKKLQALLHTYRFHSESEEAWFFKTIKPQFTGLIEYYALVYKAALFLPDDDQHDIYKFWQNELQLARRFFTEHESFYNYYKGGMTEMDTIYFVRANNDPTILPASKAYDIAPEATTSHDHLVASIIAREQYMEYVNRQMQRINN